Proteins encoded in a region of the Tachyglossus aculeatus isolate mTacAcu1 chromosome 25, mTacAcu1.pri, whole genome shotgun sequence genome:
- the CABYR gene encoding calcium-binding tyrosine phosphorylation-regulated protein isoform X1, with product MIPSKPRLVVPYGLKTLLEGVSRAILRTNPPNITQFAALYFKELILFRDANSSLDIKDLVKQFHQIKVEKWSEGREEAKAEDEASREVPPPPPPPQPTPASLEEEKKEVSRQEKSTDTEEDNIAGLLYSNKTTQFPSFHAEVSEPEERPEAAVAAPSPKASSPKLSSPPPSPSPPPPPSSAASPELVYVPADPAQLAAQMLGNIASSYSEVLMVDVATGVPSLPEVSSGSEQASGVPSSESALGAITTVRISGTSAESVALGPASPRAEEGPAAEPSAGPPPDDPRRSADRLAPEAPSPPADLEVTSTVEITPVYDEEPGPEGEAYVEQIPAEIVIPFTDQIARLQDTTQSSPVQSRVAVRTPSEGSAESARPGAAAAPEDGGEPPGQSDRAGLSTGSSDTFVPSAETVPSLEGVGADPSARSLPSSLSTFPEAESWAMSSAQPVPPQEGVKPAEPAPSAVAEAEAAPSSGSVASRGPADPQNDPTGDPAPSAGLPSGAIAASEAGQPPPYSNMWTLYCLTDLNQASHASPPPPAGAPPPPQPGLYLANAKEPQSVQLPPKVTSPTYVMLDDGKRTPAPPFILVGSNRQEAQDWKPLPGHAVLSQPDATKRFAAVQVPVAVPAEPGCPRPPPGPPRPDGPHRPQSPVFLSVAIPLEDVKKKGSGSGDRRTPFAGSYGIAGEITVTTTPVRRADT from the exons ATGATTCCTTCCAAGCCCAGACTGGTTGTCCCCTACGGCCTGAAGACTCTGCTGGAGGGCGTCAGCCGGGCCATCCTCAGAACCAACCCGCCCAACATCACCCAGTTTGCCGCTCTCTATTTCAAAGAGCTGATTCTGTTCAGAGACG CAAACTCTTCACTGGATATAAAAGACCTGGTCAAGCAGTTCCACCAGATTAAAG tagagaAATGgtcggagggaagagaagaggcgaAGGCGGAGGATGAGGCGTCCAGGGAGGTGCCGCCGCCGCCCCCACCGCCCCAGCCGACCCCCGCCAGCCtcgaagaagagaaaaaggaagtgtCGCGGCAGGAGAAGTCGACGGACACGGAGGAGGACAATATCGCGGGGCTGCTGTACAGCAACAAGACCACCCAGTTCCCGTCCTTCCACGCTGAAGTGTCGGAGCCGGAGGAGAGGCCGGAAGCGGCCGTGGCGGCGCCGTCGCCCAAGGCCTCCAGCCCCAAGCTGTCCTCGCCGCCGCCCTccccctcgccgccgccgccgccgtcgtccGCGGCCTCCCCCGAGCTGGTCTACGTCCCGGCCGACCCGGCCCAGCTGGCCGCCCAGATGTTAGGTAACATTGCGTCGTCTTACTCTGAGGTGTTAATGGTGGACGTGGCCACGGGCGTCCCTTCCCTCCCCGAGGTGAGCTCCGGCTCCGAGCAGGCCAGCGGCGTCCCCTCCTCCGAGAGCGCCCTGGGGGCCATCACCACCGTCCGCATCTCCGGGACCTCGGCCGAGTCGGTGGCGTTGGGCCCGGCCTCGCCCCGGGCCGAGGAGGGGCCCGCGGCCGAGCCGTCGGCGGGCCCCCCTCCGGACGACCCGCGGCGCTCCGCCGACCGGCTGGCCCCCGAAGCCCCCTCGCCGCCGGCCGATCTCGAGGTGACGTCCACCGTCGAGATCACGCCGGTCTACGACGAGGAGCCCGGGCCCGAAGGGGAGGCCTATGTGGAGCAGATCCCCGCAGAGATAGTCATCCCCTTCACTGACCAGATTGCCCGTCTTCAAGACACCACGCAGTCGTCGCCGGTCCAGAGCCGGGTGGCCGTCCGGACCCCCTCGGAGGGGTCAGCCGAGTCGGCCCGCCCCGGGGCCGCCGCTGCCCCGGAGGACGGCGGCGAGCCTCCGGGGCAAAGCGACCGGGCGGGGCTCTCCACCGGCTCCTCCGACACGTTCGTCCCCTCGGCCGAGACCGTGCCCTCGCTCGAGGGCGTTGGGGCGGACCCGTCCGCGAGATCGCTGCCCTCGTCCCTGTCGACCTTCCCCGAGGCCGAGTCCTGGGCGATGTCTTCCGCCCAACCCGTGCCCCCGCAGGAGGGCGTAAAGCCCGCCGAGCCTGCACCATCCGCAGTGGCGGAGGCCGAGGCGGCCCCTTCCTCGGGGTCCGTGGCTAGCCGGGGCCCCGCCGACCCGCAGAACGACCCAACCGGGGACCCCGCCCCTTCAGCAGGTTTGCCATCCGGAG CAATCGCGGCAAGCGAAGCGGGACAACCACCACCATACTCTAACATGTGGACTCTTTATTGTCTAACCGATCTGAACCAAGCGAGCCACGCCTCACCGCCTCCGCCGGCCGgggcgccccccccgccccagcccggcCTTTACCTAGCCAACGCTAAGGAGCCACAGTCCGTGCAGCTGCCTCCGAAAGTCACCTCTCCGACTTACGTGATGCTGGACGACGGCAAGaggacccccgccccgcccttcATTCTAGTGGGCTCTAACAGGCAGGAGGCCCAGGACTGGAAGCCCCTCCCGGGACACGCCGTCCTCTCGCAGCCGGACGCCACCAAGAGATTTGCCGCCGTCCAGGTGCCCGTGGCCGTCCCGGCCGAGCCCggctgcccccggcccccgccgggcCCCCCGCGGCCGGACGGCCCCCACAGGCCGCAGAGCCCGGTGTTCCTCTCGGTCGCCATCCCTTTAGAAGACGTAAAGAAAAAGGGGTCTGGATCTGGAGACAGACGCACCCCCTTTGCAGGGAGTTACGGTATCGCGGGAGAGATTACCGTGACGACCACCCCCGTCCGCAGAGCAGACACGTAG
- the CABYR gene encoding calcium-binding tyrosine phosphorylation-regulated protein isoform X2 — protein MIPSKPRLVVPYGLKTLLEGVSRAILRTNPPNITQFAALYFKELILFRDANSSLDIKDLVKQFHQIKVEKWSEGREEAKAEDEASREVPPPPPPPQPTPASLEEEKKEVSRQEKSTDTEEDNIAGLLYSNKTTQFPSFHAEVSEPEERPEAAVAAPSPKASSPKLSSPPPSPSPPPPPSSAASPELVYVPADPAQLAAQMLGNIASSYSEVLMVDVATGVPSLPEVSSGSEQASGVPSSESALGAITTVRISGTSAESVALGPASPRAEEGPAAEPSAGPPPDDPRRSADRLAPEAPSPPADLEVTSTVEITPVYDEEPGPEGEAYVEQIPAEIVIPFTDQIARLQDTTQSSPVQSRVAVRTPSEGSAESARPGAAAAPEDGGEPPGQSDRAGLSTGSSDTFVPSAETVPSLEGVGADPSARSLPSSLSTFPEAESWAMSSAQPVPPQEGVKPAEPAPSAVAEAEAAPSSGSVASRGPADPQNDPTGDPAPSAGLPSGDAENDDDDEAV, from the exons ATGATTCCTTCCAAGCCCAGACTGGTTGTCCCCTACGGCCTGAAGACTCTGCTGGAGGGCGTCAGCCGGGCCATCCTCAGAACCAACCCGCCCAACATCACCCAGTTTGCCGCTCTCTATTTCAAAGAGCTGATTCTGTTCAGAGACG CAAACTCTTCACTGGATATAAAAGACCTGGTCAAGCAGTTCCACCAGATTAAAG tagagaAATGgtcggagggaagagaagaggcgaAGGCGGAGGATGAGGCGTCCAGGGAGGTGCCGCCGCCGCCCCCACCGCCCCAGCCGACCCCCGCCAGCCtcgaagaagagaaaaaggaagtgtCGCGGCAGGAGAAGTCGACGGACACGGAGGAGGACAATATCGCGGGGCTGCTGTACAGCAACAAGACCACCCAGTTCCCGTCCTTCCACGCTGAAGTGTCGGAGCCGGAGGAGAGGCCGGAAGCGGCCGTGGCGGCGCCGTCGCCCAAGGCCTCCAGCCCCAAGCTGTCCTCGCCGCCGCCCTccccctcgccgccgccgccgccgtcgtccGCGGCCTCCCCCGAGCTGGTCTACGTCCCGGCCGACCCGGCCCAGCTGGCCGCCCAGATGTTAGGTAACATTGCGTCGTCTTACTCTGAGGTGTTAATGGTGGACGTGGCCACGGGCGTCCCTTCCCTCCCCGAGGTGAGCTCCGGCTCCGAGCAGGCCAGCGGCGTCCCCTCCTCCGAGAGCGCCCTGGGGGCCATCACCACCGTCCGCATCTCCGGGACCTCGGCCGAGTCGGTGGCGTTGGGCCCGGCCTCGCCCCGGGCCGAGGAGGGGCCCGCGGCCGAGCCGTCGGCGGGCCCCCCTCCGGACGACCCGCGGCGCTCCGCCGACCGGCTGGCCCCCGAAGCCCCCTCGCCGCCGGCCGATCTCGAGGTGACGTCCACCGTCGAGATCACGCCGGTCTACGACGAGGAGCCCGGGCCCGAAGGGGAGGCCTATGTGGAGCAGATCCCCGCAGAGATAGTCATCCCCTTCACTGACCAGATTGCCCGTCTTCAAGACACCACGCAGTCGTCGCCGGTCCAGAGCCGGGTGGCCGTCCGGACCCCCTCGGAGGGGTCAGCCGAGTCGGCCCGCCCCGGGGCCGCCGCTGCCCCGGAGGACGGCGGCGAGCCTCCGGGGCAAAGCGACCGGGCGGGGCTCTCCACCGGCTCCTCCGACACGTTCGTCCCCTCGGCCGAGACCGTGCCCTCGCTCGAGGGCGTTGGGGCGGACCCGTCCGCGAGATCGCTGCCCTCGTCCCTGTCGACCTTCCCCGAGGCCGAGTCCTGGGCGATGTCTTCCGCCCAACCCGTGCCCCCGCAGGAGGGCGTAAAGCCCGCCGAGCCTGCACCATCCGCAGTGGCGGAGGCCGAGGCGGCCCCTTCCTCGGGGTCCGTGGCTAGCCGGGGCCCCGCCGACCCGCAGAACGACCCAACCGGGGACCCCGCCCCTTCAGCAGGTTTGCCATCCGGAG AtgctgaaaatgatgatgatgatgaggctgttTAA
- the CABYR gene encoding calcium-binding tyrosine phosphorylation-regulated protein isoform X3, translating into MIPSKPRLVVPYGLKTLLEGVSRAILRTNPPNITQFAALYFKELILFRDANSSLDIKDLVKQFHQIKVEKWSEGREEAKAEDEASREVPPPPPPPQPTPASLEEEKKEVSRQEKSTDTEEDNIAGLLYSNKTTQFPSFHAEVSEPEERPEAAVAAPSPKASSPKLSSPPPSPSPPPPPSSAASPELVYVPADPAQLAAQMLAIAASEAGQPPPYSNMWTLYCLTDLNQASHASPPPPAGAPPPPQPGLYLANAKEPQSVQLPPKVTSPTYVMLDDGKRTPAPPFILVGSNRQEAQDWKPLPGHAVLSQPDATKRFAAVQVPVAVPAEPGCPRPPPGPPRPDGPHRPQSPVFLSVAIPLEDVKKKGSGSGDRRTPFAGSYGIAGEITVTTTPVRRADT; encoded by the exons ATGATTCCTTCCAAGCCCAGACTGGTTGTCCCCTACGGCCTGAAGACTCTGCTGGAGGGCGTCAGCCGGGCCATCCTCAGAACCAACCCGCCCAACATCACCCAGTTTGCCGCTCTCTATTTCAAAGAGCTGATTCTGTTCAGAGACG CAAACTCTTCACTGGATATAAAAGACCTGGTCAAGCAGTTCCACCAGATTAAAG tagagaAATGgtcggagggaagagaagaggcgaAGGCGGAGGATGAGGCGTCCAGGGAGGTGCCGCCGCCGCCCCCACCGCCCCAGCCGACCCCCGCCAGCCtcgaagaagagaaaaaggaagtgtCGCGGCAGGAGAAGTCGACGGACACGGAGGAGGACAATATCGCGGGGCTGCTGTACAGCAACAAGACCACCCAGTTCCCGTCCTTCCACGCTGAAGTGTCGGAGCCGGAGGAGAGGCCGGAAGCGGCCGTGGCGGCGCCGTCGCCCAAGGCCTCCAGCCCCAAGCTGTCCTCGCCGCCGCCCTccccctcgccgccgccgccgccgtcgtccGCGGCCTCCCCCGAGCTGGTCTACGTCCCGGCCGACCCGGCCCAGCTGGCCGCCCAGATGTTAG CAATCGCGGCAAGCGAAGCGGGACAACCACCACCATACTCTAACATGTGGACTCTTTATTGTCTAACCGATCTGAACCAAGCGAGCCACGCCTCACCGCCTCCGCCGGCCGgggcgccccccccgccccagcccggcCTTTACCTAGCCAACGCTAAGGAGCCACAGTCCGTGCAGCTGCCTCCGAAAGTCACCTCTCCGACTTACGTGATGCTGGACGACGGCAAGaggacccccgccccgcccttcATTCTAGTGGGCTCTAACAGGCAGGAGGCCCAGGACTGGAAGCCCCTCCCGGGACACGCCGTCCTCTCGCAGCCGGACGCCACCAAGAGATTTGCCGCCGTCCAGGTGCCCGTGGCCGTCCCGGCCGAGCCCggctgcccccggcccccgccgggcCCCCCGCGGCCGGACGGCCCCCACAGGCCGCAGAGCCCGGTGTTCCTCTCGGTCGCCATCCCTTTAGAAGACGTAAAGAAAAAGGGGTCTGGATCTGGAGACAGACGCACCCCCTTTGCAGGGAGTTACGGTATCGCGGGAGAGATTACCGTGACGACCACCCCCGTCCGCAGAGCAGACACGTAG